The Longimicrobium sp. nucleotide sequence CGAGCCGGTCGAGCCGACCAACAACGCGGCCGAACGCGCGCTGCGGAAAGCCGTGTTGTGGAGGAAGAACAGCTTCGGCAGCCAGAGCGAAGCCGGGCTTCGCTACGCCGAGCGCATCCTCTCGATCAGCGCGACCTGCCAACAACAAGGGATTCATCCGCTCGACTTCGTCGCTCGCTCCATCGCAGCCCTGCGCGCCGGCACCCCCGCGCCCAATATCCTGCCGACCAACTGAACGGTTACGGTCGCAGCAACAACTACGGGAAGCCTCGCAAACTGCGCGAGGCTGTTCCGCTCACTCCGCGGCATCGGCGCTCACGACCGATCCCCCTTTCATCCTCCCTGGTTGCCAGGTCCGGTACGACCGGCTTCCCGCCGGGAAAGAGCGGAGGCCGCGGACGGCGATTCGTCCGCGG carries:
- a CDS encoding IS66 family transposase, with amino-acid sequence EPVEPTNNAAERALRKAVLWRKNSFGSQSEAGLRYAERILSISATCQQQGIHPLDFVARSIAALRAGTPAPNILPTN